From one Catellatospora sp. IY07-71 genomic stretch:
- the mftE gene encoding mycofactocin biosynthesis peptidyl-dipeptidase MftE, with product MTAWLNRAVWPEVPAAGALVLVPVGSTEQHGPHLPLTTDTVIARAVAERVAARLPGQALVAPAIAFGDSGEHAGFPGTISIGHEALRLVLIETMRSLALWAGRAVFVNGHGGNTRTLDDAVATLRAEGHHVAWTPCVFPGDAHAGRSETSVMLHLAPGEVRLADAAAGDTRPLAALMPQLVRSGVRSVAPNGVLGDPAGAGEREGRALLDALVDDTVRRVTAFTPDHRGRLG from the coding sequence GTGACCGCCTGGCTGAACCGGGCCGTGTGGCCCGAGGTGCCCGCGGCCGGTGCACTCGTGCTGGTGCCGGTCGGGTCCACCGAGCAGCATGGACCGCACCTGCCGCTCACCACCGACACCGTCATCGCCCGCGCCGTCGCCGAGCGGGTCGCGGCCCGCCTGCCGGGGCAGGCCCTGGTCGCGCCCGCGATCGCCTTCGGCGACAGCGGCGAGCACGCGGGCTTCCCGGGCACGATCTCCATCGGGCACGAGGCGCTGCGGCTGGTGCTCATCGAGACGATGCGCTCGCTGGCGCTGTGGGCCGGGCGGGCGGTCTTCGTCAACGGTCACGGCGGCAACACCCGCACCCTGGACGACGCGGTCGCGACCCTGCGGGCGGAGGGCCATCACGTCGCCTGGACACCCTGCGTGTTCCCCGGCGACGCGCACGCCGGCCGGTCCGAGACCTCGGTGATGCTGCACCTCGCCCCCGGTGAGGTCCGCCTCGCGGACGCGGCCGCCGGTGACACCCGCCCGCTCGCCGCGCTGATGCCGCAGCTGGTCCGGAGCGGGGTCCGGTCCGTCGCCCCGAACGGCGTGCTGGGCGACCCCGCCGGCGCCGGGGAGCGGGAGGGCCGTGCCCTGCTCGACGCGCTGGTCGACGACACGGTCCGCCGGGTCACGGCCTTCACGCCCGACCACCGTGGGCGCCTCGGATGA
- the mftF gene encoding mycofactocin biosynthesis glycosyltransferase MftF (Members of this protein family, MftF, are glycosyltransferases, members of PF00535 (glycosyl transferase family 2). The encoding gene is found as part of the mycofactocin cassette, in Mycobacterium tuberculosis, many other Actinobacteria, and occasional members of other lineages. Mycofactocin itself, a putative redox carrier, is a heavily modified derivative of the C-terminal Val-Tyr dipeptide of the mycofactocin precursor MftA (TIGR03969).) yields MTLPVGFAVVLDARTRFVDGGRALLGGAPTTHLVRLTPRARRLFDGRTLRVRDAASAALADRLLELSIAHPGVDEIPPHPDPRCTYVIPVHDRPRQLDRLLAGIGPGNEVIVVDDASTGPAAIAAVAERHGARLVALPRNLGPAGARNAGLRLVRTPFVAFVDSDIVLADDTVPTLLKHFHDPRTAVAVPRITGLRTATSETWIGRYENTRGSLDLGARPASVQPGSYVSWVSTACLVARVSAIGDGFDESMRVGEDVDFGWRAVAAGWRVRFEPSVAAAHEHRARFGDWFVRKVQYGTGAHPLAVRHPRAVAPAIMAPWSAALAVAVLAQRRWSVPAAAAICAVTAARISRRLDVEGAAGLGVRLTAGGVVGTLLQTGGLITRHWWPVTAVGCLFSRRVRRAAAVAAVADVLLEYANSRVDLDLPRYWLGHRLDDVAYGSGVWLSAIRGRSAASLLPQLRRPSTSRRSGRRNGAVSRGPAPGGTP; encoded by the coding sequence ATGACCCTGCCCGTGGGATTCGCCGTCGTCCTCGACGCCCGGACCCGCTTCGTCGACGGCGGCCGTGCCCTGCTCGGCGGGGCGCCCACCACCCACCTGGTGCGGCTGACGCCGCGGGCCCGGAGGCTGTTCGACGGCCGTACGCTGCGGGTGCGCGACGCGGCGAGCGCCGCGCTCGCCGACCGGCTGCTCGAACTCTCGATCGCGCACCCCGGCGTCGACGAGATCCCGCCGCACCCGGACCCCCGCTGCACCTACGTCATCCCGGTGCACGACCGGCCGCGGCAGCTCGACCGGCTGCTGGCCGGCATCGGGCCGGGCAACGAGGTCATCGTCGTGGACGACGCCTCCACCGGCCCGGCGGCGATCGCGGCGGTCGCCGAGCGGCACGGCGCGCGGCTGGTCGCCCTGCCGCGCAACCTCGGCCCGGCCGGGGCCCGTAACGCCGGTCTGCGGCTGGTGCGCACGCCGTTCGTCGCGTTCGTGGACTCCGACATCGTGCTCGCCGACGACACGGTGCCGACGCTGCTCAAGCATTTCCACGATCCGCGTACGGCCGTGGCGGTCCCCCGCATCACCGGGCTGCGTACGGCGACCTCGGAAACGTGGATCGGGCGCTACGAGAACACCCGCGGCTCGCTGGACCTGGGCGCGCGGCCCGCGTCCGTGCAGCCCGGCTCGTACGTGTCCTGGGTCTCCACCGCCTGCCTCGTCGCGCGGGTCAGCGCGATCGGCGACGGGTTCGACGAGAGCATGCGGGTCGGCGAGGACGTCGACTTCGGGTGGCGGGCGGTCGCCGCGGGCTGGCGCGTGCGGTTCGAGCCGTCGGTCGCCGCGGCGCACGAACACCGTGCCCGGTTCGGGGACTGGTTCGTGCGCAAGGTGCAGTACGGCACCGGGGCGCATCCGCTGGCCGTACGGCATCCCCGGGCGGTCGCCCCGGCGATCATGGCGCCGTGGAGCGCCGCGCTGGCCGTCGCCGTGCTCGCGCAGCGGCGCTGGTCGGTGCCCGCGGCGGCGGCGATCTGCGCGGTGACCGCGGCCCGGATCTCCCGCAGGCTCGACGTCGAGGGAGCGGCCGGGCTCGGCGTGCGGCTCACCGCCGGCGGCGTGGTCGGCACCCTGCTGCAGACCGGCGGCCTCATCACCCGGCACTGGTGGCCGGTCACCGCCGTCGGCTGCCTCTTCTCGCGGCGGGTACGCCGCGCGGCCGCGGTCGCGGCGGTGGCCGATGTCCTGCTGGAGTACGCGAACAGCCGGGTCGACCTGGACCTTCCCCGCTACTGGCTCGGCCACCGGCTCGACGACGTCGCCTACGGCAGCGGGGTGTGGCTGTCGGCCATCCGGGGGCGGTCGGCCGCGTCCCTGCTGCCGCAGCTGCGGAGGCCGTCCACCAGCCGCCGCAGCGGGCGGCGGAATGGGGCGGTCAGCCGAGGCCCAGCGCCGGGAGGCACTCCTTGA
- a CDS encoding GNAT family N-acetyltransferase has protein sequence MIHTYPPLNLEVRTPRLTLAAATDELLERLVPIVRAGVADVAPWPFDDPMSLYADSPDREWRWLRAIWAGRARVEESFWRLYFVVLLDGEPIGMQDLRGVDFKRFGTVSTFSWLAPGRRGSGIGREMRAAVLHLAFAGLNAREAESDAFTDNHASNKVSQALGYVKNGTTWDTRRGEVAQIQRWVLTRDAWEQVRRDDIELTGVKECLPALGLG, from the coding sequence GTGATCCACACGTACCCTCCGCTGAACCTTGAGGTGCGCACGCCGCGGCTGACGCTGGCCGCGGCCACGGATGAGCTGCTGGAGCGGCTGGTGCCGATCGTCCGCGCCGGTGTCGCCGATGTCGCGCCCTGGCCGTTCGACGATCCGATGTCGCTTTACGCGGACAGTCCCGACCGCGAGTGGCGGTGGCTGCGGGCCATCTGGGCGGGGCGTGCCCGCGTGGAGGAGAGCTTCTGGCGGCTGTACTTCGTCGTGCTGCTGGACGGTGAGCCGATCGGCATGCAGGACCTGCGCGGCGTCGACTTCAAGAGGTTCGGGACGGTCTCCACCTTCTCCTGGCTGGCGCCGGGCCGGCGCGGGAGCGGGATCGGCCGGGAGATGCGCGCGGCCGTGCTGCATCTGGCGTTCGCCGGGCTGAACGCACGCGAGGCCGAAAGCGACGCGTTCACCGACAATCACGCTTCCAACAAGGTTTCGCAGGCGCTGGGTTACGTGAAGAACGGCACCACCTGGGACACCCGCCGCGGCGAGGTCGCGCAGATCCAGCGCTGGGTGCTGACCCGGGACGCCTGGGAGCAGGTCCGGCGCGACGACATCGAGCTGACCGGCGTCAAGGAGTGCCTCCCGGCGCTGGGCCTCGGCTGA